The DNA window tatataatcagcTTTATACATTGATTTCAATATtcgacaaattaaaattttttaaagatcagAATCAGATTTAATAACTcaagaattacaaatatttatttacttcagGGTAAAAAATTGGACCATTTCGGaatattgctttttaataaaatttgatttaatggACTTTACGCATTACAAAatggttttattaattttattttttgcttaaattttactaaaaatatacatcCAATCCCAAAAGAAAGCAGTACACcttaaatgtaagaaaaatttagattatattcaaatctttatattttcacgaAAAATGACCGTAGAAATACAAAGAAAAGTATTTGAAAGCTTAAACTCTCTAGTTTTTGAATCTTttgattaaaaactttaagttTTGCAACATGACCACTTTTTTTAAGACAaagcacaaaaaaaaatgttgaaaaatttgcattaaaatgtCTATTTgccgaaataaatttttttacttaatctgataaaagatttttgtaaattggatttttctttttaattttgttttaatttttcgacGAATTTTAGGACTATTTTTGATCGAGTTATGAGCggtcaaagaaaaaaaatgtcattttaaatttacgctTGTaacttagtaaaaaaatagtcGCATAGAAAAACGATGACAGATTCGAAAAGCTAAAAATTTCTACTTTAAGATcctttatttgataaaaaaatattctattgttTGAAAACCACCTTAAAACTAACcgtaaaattgcatattttactttattttgaagatttggcgctacttttaaaataatcgtgaGATTTTAAAGGTGTCCACACGTTTTCTTTAGGTTAAaagtatcttttaattatccagagctcacaatattttttctgtatattctAGGACGTAAAATATGTCTTTTTTCCGTGCGGCGATCGTTAACCGAGGTGTAAGTGATTAAAGGAAAAATCATcttgaaagtaaaaattgtagattttcttttattcctaAAATATGGTATCACTTTTATGATTAATCATGGGATCTTCATTATACCGCTAACATTAACATTGCCCAAAGCGTATCACGAGATTTCAAATGCTGTTTTTTCTTTGATCGTTCATAACTTAGTCAAAAATGTCCGAAggtaaaatgaaaaaaaaaaaaaatagagaatccaatttataaaattttttttatcaaattaagtaaaaaaatttattttaactcatGGACACGTTCAAATttgatgcaaattttttaacattttttaatgctttgtCTTAAGAAAAAGTGATTATGTTGCAAAACTCAAAGTTTTTAATCAAAAGATTCAAAAACTAGGGAGTTTAAGCTTTCAAATGCTTTTTGATTTGTACTTCTACGACCATTTTTTGCGAGGATACAAAGATTTGAATATGATCAAAATCTTTCTCACATTTTAAGTGTACCGTTTTTTTGGAACCGTGTAGTATAATTCTTCGAAATTCATATTGCCCTACAATTATCCTCAAGTTttaggtaaaaattttaacagaaaattctttccttacaaataaattttaaaatttaaaataaaagtttaattcaaCTGATAATTTATATGCCAAGCCATCTCTCTCTGCACGATTCTAAAGGAATTGCAATTGGGATAAAAAACGAGTCAcgtttaaacaatataatttaatacttaataatgcTTGATAACAATACAGACTAAGAATTTACagtaataattaagttataacACAAAAGATGTATGAAATACCTATTTtacaaatagtaaaataagtaCAAAAGATATTACctcgtttttatatattaaaaaatttaataagctCCATTTAACAATAGTCCAGTCTTATCTAattgtgtatatttaataagtgacattttataatatattgtcgttactcatcttttaataaacctaaatctaaacaatattttaatttctaaattgcaaaatgatattatgttataattcaTCTAAAACAGATATAGTAAGCTTTAagctgtaaaaaattaatcacaatCGAACATAAAGAGATTAATTGAATAGTGATTAATGTTAATGTTTAAAGATTACTACATCTATTATAAACCGATCATTACAGCTTTGAATCATTTATAACCAGGTTATTTCTGCCTAGATAATCAAGCGTGTCTAGTATGGACGTatccagaattttttttcttttagaaaaggcattaatttgtaaataaatggaTTCAGTTGCTAAAATTCTAATGACTGCGAGTCATATCAGTAGCAAGACACGCTATCCGAGTATGTACGGTGCAAatgttttcagaaaattatttgttgtgtgAAAAGTGATTCTCAAACATTCATTCCTTCTACATCGTTgactttgtaaaatattatttatacgaaattttttacaactatgactttttttaaattttagattggCCTGTATAGATAATCAATCGCACATGCTACATATAAACATTCccatttcttttattctagCCTTTCTTCTTGAGCTTTTCTTTACTCTTTACATCCACATTCCAGTAATAAAGTAGCTGTGCCACTATTACACCATTTGCCAGAGTAGAACACAGGTACATTGTTATCATAGTTGTATCACCCGTTTCTTGAATGGAAGTAAAGATTCTTGCGAGAGAACCAAAAAAGAGCATGAAACATGTTGCCGCTGATAACTGGCCAGTATTTCCATTAGTATAATTTGTGTAAGCTTGAATAAGCTGTAATCCcgaataatatcataaattaataaattttcaagacaatataaaagattagaaatgtttttaaaaagttttaatgatTAACACTTAATGGATACCTttgtttttcttgtaaattatAAGTCGTTAGTGTTCATcaatttttatcacttttacaaatatataaaaattattgaatgacTCCTAACATCTTTAGAAAATATGattgtatacataaaaaaaggatattcttgttttgagaatgtttttaatttttagatgttaaatattgaaactcaTATAGCAAGGTATTacttataaagaattttgtttctttcttgGTGAATGTAATTTCAccaaaaatatacattctcatcattcaataattttcaagaattaaGAGGAAAGAAATACCAAATATGTTATATCTAGCTGATAAGATATttcaacaaaaagaaatttgcaaGACAAAAACGTTTGAAGTATGCATTAATTACATAtctcttaataattaaagtaatgtaCCTTGCTAATAAGAACAATGGGTATATTCATTGCTTGACATGTCCAGAGAACATGGATAGGAGTTAGCCCACTATTAGCTGCACAAATTATTGCTAGATAAGCAGAAAGGAATGTAGTTGCTTTCGTTGTATCTCCATTGTAATACATTACTAGAACAGCGATAATTAAAGTCTGAAGACCTAAAAATACTCCATCTCCCCAGGCACTGAAATTAAtaccaataaatttatattaaaaaaaagagaattctttataaactattcgctaacatatatatacacagatATGTATTTTGTGCTTAGTAAACTATTTATTCACCTAAATGGAAATCTACTGATAAAACTATAGGAAGACATTGCAGTGATAGCAAATAGATCCAATAATACACTAAAGATATTGATTCCCTCGCCActcttattttttagaattttcataatttgagGTACCTTcactaaaagaaaaagaaaaataaaataacatatttacataaaacatagataaaaattttgtttagatTAGACACTactatattatagttatataaatcaaagaatataaatttgtttgtcacaattacttaatattacaatcataaaataaaatatttaatatatttttaagaaaacatgaAACATATATCTTTGTACACTTAGAAAAACCTACTGACCAAGCACGGAACCTCCAATAATGCCCAGTCCTAGGCCTTTACTCAATGTCGCTTTGAAGCATCCAACTGAAACATTTTCATGATAATCattttacttgtaattgtatgtatttattaagaaattaatttttaatctcaaTGATTTCATGATAAGTtatcaacaaatttttaaccCATCACATAAATAATCGAAAATCGCATAACAAATCCTAAAATTGCATAAGTACCTGTATAAAACAaggaattttacatttttaacaataaacaaattaattagttaatcacacaaagtattatattattttatttttaatgttaggAATGTTCTCGTTCTTGTTTTGATAGTTAAAACAAACGTCAAGAATAAATGTTGgagaattgtaaaatttgcgATAAAACTGTACTGTCATCGAACATAccgtgaaaaaaattgaactcGTCGAAGTACTCTTTTATACATTCctgagtaaataaaaataacgccGCTTTTCTGATATGTTCTACCATATTGCTATGATTTTTCCTGCAGTTATCGACTATATTATCTCACGGTAtaaatacacggaaaaaatttaaatatacacgGAATGAAGAATGGAAGGGCTCGGACGACATCAGATAACAGAGACGACATATCCAAAAAAACCTCTGCGAAACCACCATAGACCATAGACTTACTAGAATAGACTGCTTACTTGGGGAGCGTTCCCACTGAGCGCGTCATGCGTCGCGTCATTCTTCGCGTCCAATCAAAACGTCcctttttattgataaaatataatgaatgtTTTGATTGGAAGGACGACGCGACGCGTGACACGCTCGGTGGATACGCACcctaaagggccatctacaatggagtgttttagtcgTAACAACGCTAAATCTACGACCATgctgtcaataatataaacgacgtagcaataatATACAAGCCGGCTATCATAGAGAGGTGACTAAAAACTAACCTCGAACACCTaaacgctcatcgtaagcacccACTGAATTGGCTCAAGGTCTGTTGTAGGCCGTATTCAGTAAAACAGtacgtaatgaaaatattgtctacgattactgctacggcctacaactctccattgtagatggcccttaaggccctcacacataaattgacataaccataacgtaaggttttgacgcgttggattgggcgaccataaccgtaacctgccgtaaccggctaattcaagtacgtgattggtcgaaaccttactgttacggttatgtcaattcatgtgtgtgtgagggcctttagGGCCTTAACAACATTGGTGTGGACATGTTTCGATGTCCTACATATTCAACCGAAATTTTCCAACCCGGTCGACGTAATCGGTCGATTTTACTTCCTGAGGAAGGGACGGGTGTTGACGGTTAACGAAGAAGAACTATATTGtgacgcaaaaaaaaatttttatttttaatcaagatattccttttcttccaaaattattgattgtgtttatgtgtgtgtgtgtgaaaaatGGGAAGGATATGCACATATCCAGGGTGCATTTCAGGATCGGCAACTGAGAATAATTTAGCTAAAAgaggtattaaaaaatgcagacTTTTTTTCGTTCCAAAGGTATGTATTAGAGACAAAGAaaagacaaataatataatatgtgtatatatatcataatatttaataaatctatttgttCAGAATCCACATCGCCGCCAACAATGGCAGAGAGCCCTTCAGCGATCAGAACCTTTTGCGGATAAAGCGGTTATTTGTGAGAAACATTTTACTCttgatgatattttatatcaagatAAAATACTTCTCAAAGATGGGTCAACTTTCATATCAAACAGACATAAAGTTTGTTTGTCATCTACAGCAATTCCACAGTTATATCATcaagtatatacataataatataatttctagtttattgaaatattcttgaagagaataaatataattgtttttgtttgTATAGGATACTAGCAAAGAGAGTACAGCAATGTTAGATGATGCCAATGCAAAACATGAAAATCATTCCATCACTGATTATATAGAATCTGAAACTGCAGAAATAAATCCTAATCCACGCACAATAATACATGAATGGAACATCTTAAAAGAAATCGGAAATATAATGTTGCCAGCAAAATGGACATATATATGTGACAATAATAATGTGATTATCGGAATATGGAAACTAGATGGGTCTTCTGCCAAGTGTTTCGTCTTACAGTCAAATTCAATTGTCCAggtaaattattcttttctgtaatcacaaaaagtattttgataACCTTTTTATATTGGTTTTATTTaggtttttatcaataataagaaagtaaatatACCACAAATAACTTCTGTAAATTCTTCAGAAGATCTtctgagaaatataaaaatattagaatcaTTAGTATTGTGCCATGGAAAAGTTACTGAACAAgagtaaatattttcttaaattaataaattattttaattgttttcagaatgaatttttattttatagttattttctaCTTTAGGTCCTCAAAGCAATGCTTGGGATTTGttgatgtaaataaaacaaagtcGCGCAACAAAGAGTACTGGTGCGTTCATTGCCGCacaataagatataataagatGCGTCGAAAGACGGTACAAAAGTATCAACGCAATCAGAAAATAGTTAAGATAGAAAGACAACGAAGAAGAAggatgcaattaaaggtaagattataaatcatatattttattgattcatGTCCA is part of the Monomorium pharaonis isolate MP-MQ-018 chromosome 2, ASM1337386v2, whole genome shotgun sequence genome and encodes:
- the LOC105839557 gene encoding mannose-P-dolichol utilization defect 1 protein homolog, whose amino-acid sequence is MVEHIRKAALFLFTQECIKEYFDEFNFFHVGCFKATLSKGLGLGIIGGSVLVKVPQIMKILKNKSGEGINIFSVLLDLFAITAMSSYSFISRFPFSAWGDGVFLGLQTLIIAVLVMYYNGDTTKATTFLSAYLAIICAANSGLTPIHVLWTCQAMNIPIVLISKLIQAYTNYTNGNTGQLSAATCFMLFFGSLARIFTSIQETGDTTMITMYLCSTLANGVIVAQLLYYWNVDVKSKEKLKKKG